In one window of Gorilla gorilla gorilla isolate KB3781 chromosome 2, NHGRI_mGorGor1-v2.1_pri, whole genome shotgun sequence DNA:
- the PLXNB1 gene encoding plexin-B1 isoform X1: MPALGPALLQALWAGWVLTLQPLPPAAFTPNGTYLQHLARDPTSGTLYLGATNFLFQLSPGLQLEATVSTGPVLDSRDCLPPVMPDECPQAQPTNNPNQLLLVSPGALVVCGSVHQGVCEQRRLGQLEQLLLRPERPGDTQYVAANDPAVSTVGLVAQGLAGEPLLFVGRGYTSRGVGGGIPPITTRALWPPDPQAAFSYEETAKLAVGRLSEYSHHFVSAFARGASAYFLFLRRDLQAQSRAFRAYVSRVCLRDQHYYSYVELPLACEGGRYGLIQAAAVATSREVAHGEVLFAAFSSAAPPTVGRPPSAAAGASGASALCAFPLDEVDRLANRTRDACYTREGRAEDGTEVAYIEYDVNSDCAQLPVDTLDAYPCGSDHTPSPMASRVPLEATPILEWPGIQLTAVAVAMEDGHTIAFLGDSQGQLHRVYLGPGSDGHPYSTQSIQQGSAVSRDLTFDGTFEHLYVMTQSTLLKVPVASCAQHLDCASCLARRDPYCGWCVLLGRCSRRSECSRGQGPEQWLWSFQPELGCLQVAAMSPANISREETREVFLSVPDLPPLWPGESYSCHFGEHQSPALLTGSGVMCPSPDPSEAPVLPRGADYVSVSVELRFGTVVIAKTSLSFYDCVAVTELRPSAQCQACVSSRWGCNWCVWQHLCTHKASCDAGPMVASHQSPLVSPDPPARGGPSPSPPTAPKALATPAPDTLPVEPGAPSTATASDISPGASPSLLSPWGPWAGSGPISSPGSTESPLHEEPSPPSPQNGPGTAVPAPTDFRPSATPEDLLASPLSPSEVAAVPPADPGPEALHPTVPLDLPPATVPATTFPGAMGSVKPALDWLTREGGELPEADEWTGGDAPAFSTSTLLSGDGDSAELEGPPAPLILPSSLDYQYDTPGLWELEEATLGASSCPCVESVQGSTLMPVHVEREIRLLGRNLHLFQDGPGDNECVMELEGLEVVVEARVECEPPPDTQCHVTCQQHQLSYEALQPELRVGLFLRRAGRLRVDSAEGLHVVLYDCSVGHGDCSRCQTAMPQYGCVWCEGERPRCVTREACGEAEAVATQCPAPLIHSVEPLTGPVDGGTRVTIRGSNLGQHVQDVLGMVTVAGVPCAVDAQEYEVSSSLVCITGASGEEVAGATAVEVPGRGRGVSEHDFAYQDPKVHSIFPARGPRAGGTRLTLNGSKLLTGRLEDIRVVVGDQPCHLLPEQQSEQLQCETSPHPTPATLPVAVWFGATERRLQRGQFKYTLDPNITSAGPTKSFLSGGREIWVRGQNLDVVQTPRIRVTVVSRMLQPSQGLGRRRRVVPETACSLGPSCSSQQFEEPCHVNSSQLITCRTPALPGLPEDPWVRVEFILDNLVFDFATLNPTPFSYEADPTLQPLNPEDPTMPFRHKPGSVFSVEGENLDLAMSKEEVVAMIGDGPCVVKTLTRHHLYCEPPVEQPLPRHHVLREAPDSLPEFTVQMGNLRFSLGHVQYDGESPGAFPVAAQVGLGVGTSLLALGVIIIVLMYRRKSKQALRDYKKVQIQLENLESSVRDRCKKEFTDLMTEMTDLTSDLLGSGIPFLDYKVYAERIFFPGHRESPLHRDLGVPESRRPTVEQGLGQLSNLLNSKLFLTKFIHTLESQRTFSARDRAYVASLLTVALHGKLEYFTDILRTLLSDLVAQYVAKNPKLMLRRTETVVEKLLTNWMSICLYTFVRDSVGEPLYMLFRGIKHQVDKGPVDSVTGKAKYTLNDNRLLREDVEYRPLTLNALLAVGPGAGEAQGVPVKVLDCDTISQAKEKMLDQLYKGVPLTQRPDPRTLDVEWRSGVAGHLILSDEDVTSEVQGLWRRLNTLQHYKVPDGATVALVPCLTKHVLRENQDYVPGERTPMLEDVDEGGIRPWHLVKPSDEPEPPRPRRGSLRGGERERAKAIPEIYLTRLLSMKGTLQKFVDDLFQVILSTSRPVPLAVKYFFDLLDEQAQQHGISDQDTIHIWKTNSLPLRFWINIIKNPQFVFDVQTSDNMDAVLLVIAQTFMDACTLADHKLGRDSPINKLLYARDIPRYKRMVERYYADIRQTVPASDQEMNSVLAELSWNYSGDLGARVALHELYKYINKYYDQIITALEEDGTAQKMQLGYRLQQIAAAVENKVTDL; encoded by the exons ATGCCTGCTCTGGGCCCAGCTCTTCTCCAGGCTCTCTGGGCCGGGTGGGTCCTCACCCTCCAGCCCCTTCCACCAGCTGCTTTCACTCCCAATGGCACGTATCTGCAGCACCTGGCAAGGGACCCCACCTCAGGCACCCTCTACCTGGGGGCTACCAACTTCCTGTTCCAGCTGAGCCCTgggctgcagctggaggccacaGTGTCCACCGGCCCTGTGCTAGACAGCAGGGACTGCCTGCCACCTGTGATGCCTGATGAGTGCCCCCAGGCCCAGCCTACCAACAACCCGAACCAGCTGCTCCTGGTGAGCCCAGGGGCCCTGGTGGTGTGCGGGAGCGTGCACCAGGGGGTCTGTGAACAGCGGCGCCTGGGGCAGCTCGAGCAGCTGCTGCTGCGGCCAGAGCGGCCTGGGGACACACAATATGTGGCTGCCAATGATCCTGCGGTCAGCACGGTGGGGCTGGTAGCCCAGGGCTTGGCAGGGGAGCCCCTCCTGTTTGTGGGGCGAGGATACACCAGCAGGGGTGTGGGGGGTGGCATTCCACCCATCACAACCCGGGCCCTGTGGCCGCCTGACCCCCAAGCTGCCTTCTCCTATGAGGAGACAGCCAAGCTGGCAGTGGGCCGCCTCTCCGAGTACAGCCACCACTTCGTGAGTGCCTTTGCACGTGGGGCCAGCGCCTACTTCCTGTTCCTGCGGCGGGACCTGCAGGCTCAGTCTAGAGCTTTTCGTGCCTATGTATCTCGAGTGTGCCTCCGGGACCAGCACTACTACTCCTATGTGGAGTTGCCTCTGGCCTGCGAAGGTGGCCGCTACGGGCTGATCCAGGCTGCAGCTGTGGCCACGTCCAGGGAGGTGGCGCATGGGGAGGTGCTCTTTGCAGCTTTCTCCTCGGCTGCACCCCCCACTGTGGGCCGGCCCCCATCGGCGGCTGCTGGGGCATCTGGAGCCTCTGCCCTCTGTGCCTTCCCCCTGGATGAGGTAGACCGGCTTGCTAATCGCACGCGAGATGCCTGCTACACCCGGGAGGGTCGTGCTGAGGATGGGACCGAGGTGGCCTACATCGAGTATGATGTCAATTCTGACTGTGCACAGCTGCCAGTG GACACCCTGGATGCTTATCCGTGTGGCTCAGACCACACGCCCAGCCCCATGGCCAGCCGGGTCCCGCTGGAAGCCACACCAATTCTGGAGTGGCCAGGGATTCAGCTAACAGCTGTGGCAGTCGCCATGGAAGATGGACACACCATCGCTTTCCTGGGTGATAGTCAAGGGCAGCTGCACAGG GTCTACTTGGGCCCAGGGAGCGATGGCCACCCATACTCCACACAGAGCATCCAGCAGGGgtctgcagtgagcagagacctcACCTTTGATGGGACCTTTGAGCACCTGTATGTCATGACCCAGAGCACA CTTCTGAAGGTTCCTGTGGCTTCCTGTGCTCAGCACCTGGACTGTGCATCTTGCCTTGCTCGCAGGGACCCATACTGTGGGTGGTGCGTGCTCCTTGGCAG GTGCAGTCGCCGTTCTGAGTGCTCgaggggccagggcccagagcagtGGCTATGGAGCTTCCAGCCTGAGCTGGGCTGTCTGCAAGTGGCAGCCATGAGTCCTGCCAACATCAGCCGAGAGGAGACGAGGGAG GTTTTCCTGTCAGTGCCAGACCTGCCACCCCTGTGGCCAGGGGAGTCATATTCCTGCCACTTTGGGGAACATCAGAGTCCTGCCCTGCTGACTGGTTCTGGTGTGATGTGCCCCTCCCCAGACCCTAGTGAGGCCCCAGTGCTGCCGAGAGGAGCCG ACTATGTATCCGTGAGCGTGGAGCTCAGATTTGGCACCGTTGTGATCGCCAAAACTTCCCTCTCTTTCTATGACTGTGTGGCGGTCACTGAACTCCGCCCATCTGCGCA GTGCCAGGCCTGTGTGAGCAGCCGCTGGGGGTGTAACTGGTGTGTCTGGCAGCACCTGTGCACCCACAAGGCCTCGTGTGATGCTGGGCCCATGGTTGCAAGCCATCAG AGCCCGCTTGTCTCCCCAGACCCTCCTGCAAGAGGTGgacccagcccctccccacccacagcccccaaaGCCCTGGCCACCCCTGCTCCTGACACCCTTCCCGTGGAGCCTGGGGCTCCCTCCACAGCCACAGCTTCGGACATCTCACCTGGGGCCAGTCCTTCCCTGCTCAGCCCCTGGGGGCCATGGGCAGGTTCTGGCCCCATATCTTCCCCTGGCTCCACAGAGTCGCCTCTCCATGAGGAgccctcccctcccagcccccaaAATGGACCTGGAACCGCTGTCCCTGCCCCCACTGACTTCAGACCCTCAGCCACACCTGAGGACCTCTTGGCCTCCCCGCTGTCACCCTCAGAGGTAGCAGCAGTGCCCCCTGCAGACCCTGGCCCCGAGGCTCTTCATCCCACAGTGCCCCTGGACCTGCCCCCTGCCACTGTTCCTGCCACCACTTTCCCAGGGGCCATGGGCTCCGTGAAGCCCGCCCTGGACTGGCTCACGAGAGAAGGAGGCGAGCTGCCCGAGGCGGACGAGTGGACGGGGGGTGACGCACCCGCCTTCTCCACTTCCACCCTCCTCTCAGGTGATGGAGACTCAGCAGAGCTTGAGGGCCCTCCCGCCCCCCTCATCCTCCCGTCCAGCCTCGACTACCAGTATGACACCCCCGGGCTCTGGGAGCTG GAAGAGGCGACCTTGGGGGCAAGCTCCTGCCCCTGTGTGGAGAGCGTTCAGGGCTCCACGTTGATGCCGGTCCATGTGGAGCGGGAAATCCGGCTGCTAGGCAGGAACCTGCACCTTTTCCAG GATGGCCCAGGAGACAATGAGTGTGTGATGGAGCTGGAGGGCCTCGAGGTGGTGGTTGAGGCCCGGGTCGAGTGTGAGCCACCTCCAGATACCCAGTGCCATGTCACCTGCCAGCAGCACCAG CTCAGCTATGAGGCTCTGCAGCCGGAGCTCCGTGTGGGGCTGTTTCTGCGTCGGGCCGGCCGTCTGCGTGTGGACAGTGCTGAGGGGCTGCATG TGGTACTGTATGACTGTTCCGTGGGACATGGAGACTGCAGCCGCTGCCAAACTGCCATGCCCCAGTAtggctgtgtgtggtgtgagggGGAGCGTCCACGTTGTGTGACCCGGGAGGCCTGtggtgaggctgaggctgtgGCCACCCAGTGCCCAGCGCCCCTCATCCACTCG GTGGAGCCACTGACTGGGCCTGTAGACGGAGGCACCCGTGTCACCATCAGGGGCTCCAACCTGGGCcagcatgtgcaggatgtgctggGCATGGTCACGGTGGCTGGAGTGCCCTGTGCTGTGGATGCCCAGGAGTACGAGGTCTCCAGCAG CCTCGTGTGCATCACCGGGGCCAGTGGGGAGGAGGTGGCCGGCGCCACAGCGGTGGAGGTGCCGGGAAGAGGACGTGGTGTCTCAGAGCACGACTTTGCCTACCAG GATCCGAAGGTCCATTCCATCTTCCCGGCCCGCGGCCCCAGAGCTGGGGGCACCCGTCTCACCCTGAATGGCTCCAAGCTCCTGACTGGGCGGCTGGAGGACATCCGAGTGgtggttggagaccagccttgtcaCTT GCTGCCGGAGCAGCAGTCAGAACAACTGCAGTGTGAGACCAGCCCACACCCCACGCCTGCCACGCTCCCTGTGGCTGTGTGGTTTGGGGCCACGGAGCGGAGGCTTCAACGTGGACAGTTCAAGTATACCTTGGACCCCAACATCACCTCTGCTGGCCCCACCAAGAGCTTCCTCAG TGGAGGACGTGAGATATGGGTCCGTGGCCAGAATCTGGACGTGGTACAGACGCCAAGAATCCGGGTGACCGTGGTCTCGAGAATGCTGCAGCCCAGCCAGGGGCTTGGACGGAGGCGTCGCGTGGTCCCGGAGACGGCATGTTCCCTTGGACCCTCCTGCAGTAGCCAGCAA TTTGAGGAGCCGTGCCATGTCAACTCCTCCCAGCTCATCACGTGCCGCACACCTGCCCTCCCAGGCCTGCCTGAGGACCCCTGGGTCCGGGTGGAATTTATCCTTGACAACCTGGTCTTTGACTTTGCAACACTGAACCCCACACCTTTCTCCTATGAGGCCGACCCCACCCTGCAGCCACTCAACCCTGAGGACCCCACCATGCCATTCCGGCACAAGCCTGGGAGTGTGTTCTCCGTGGAG GGGGAGAACCTGGACCTTGCAATGTCCAAGGAGGAGGTGGTGGCTATGATAGGGGATGGCCCCTGTGTGGTGAAGACGCTGACGCGGCACCACCTGTACTGCGAGCCCCCCGTGGAGCAGCCCCTGCCACGGCACCATGTCCTCCGAGAGGCACCTGACTCTTTGCCTGAGTTCACG GTGCAGATGGGGAACTTGCGCTTCTCCCTGGGTCACGTGCAGTATGACGGCGAGAGCCCTGGGGCTTTTCCTGTGGCAGCCCAGGTGGGCTTGGGGGTGGGCACCTCTCTTCTGGCTCTGGGTGTCATCATCATTGTCCTCATGTACAG gaggaagagCAAGCAGGCCCTGAGGGACTATAAGAAGGTTCAGATCCAGCTGGAGAATCTGGAGAGCAGTGTGCGGGACCGCTGCAAGAAGGAATTCACAG ACCTCATGACTGAGATGACCGATCTCACCAGTGACCTCCTGGGCAGCGGCATCCCCTTCCTCGACTACAAGGTGTATGCGGAGAGGATCTTCTTCCCTGGGCACCGCGAGTCGCCCTTGCACCGGGACCTGGGTGTGCCTGAGAGCAGACGGCCCACCGTGGAGCAAGGGCTGGGGCAGCTCTCTAACCTGCTTAACAGCAAGCTCTTCCTCACCAAG TTCATCCACACGCTGGAGAGCCAGCGCACCTTTTCAGCTCGGGACCGTGCCTACGTGGCATCTCTGCTCACCGTGGCACTGCATGGGAAGCTTGAGTATTTCACTGACATCCTCCGCACTCTGCTCagtgacctggttgcccagtaTGTGGCCAAGAACCCCAAGCTGATGCTGCGCAG GACAGAGACTGTGGTGGAGAAGCTGCTCACCAACTGGATGTCCATCTGTCTGTATACCTTCGTGAGG GACTCTGTAGGGGAGCCTCTGTACATGCTCTTTCGAGGGATTAAGCACCAGGTGGATAAGGGGCCGGTGGACAGTGTGACAGGCAAGGCCAAATACACCTTGAACGACAACCGCCTGCTCAGAGAGGATGTGGAGTACCGTCCCCTG ACCTTGAATGCACTATTGGCTGTGGGGCCTGGGGCAGGAGAGGCCCAGGGCGTGCCCGTGAAGGTCCTGGACTGTGACACTATCTCCCAGGCAAAGGAGAAGATGCTGGACCAGCTTTATAAAGGAGTGCCTCTCACCCAGCGGCCAGACCCTCGCACCCTTGATGTTG AGTGGCGGTCTGGGGTGGCCGGGCACCTCATTCTTTCTGACGAGGATGTCACTTCTGAGGTCCAGGGTCTGTGGAGGCGCCTGAACACACTGCAGCATTACAAG GTCCCAGATGGAGCAACTGTGGCCCTCGTCCCCTGCCTCACCAAGCATGTGCTCCGGGAAAACCAGGATTATGTCCCTGGAGAGC GGACCCCAATGCTGGAGGATGTAGATGAGGGGGGCATCCGGCCCTGGCACCTGGTGAAGCCAAGTGATGAGCCAGAGCCGCCCAGGCCTCGGAGGGGCAGCCTTCGGGGCGGGGAGCGTGAGCGCGCCAAGGCCATCCCTGAGATCTACCTGACCCGCCTGCTGTCCATGAAG GGCACCCTGCAGAAGTTCGTGGATGACCTGTTCCAGGTGATTCTCAGCACCAGCCGCCCCGTGCCGCTCGCTGTGAAGTACTTCTTTGACCTGCTGGATGAGCAGGCCCAGCAGCATGGCATCTCCGACCAGGACACCATCCACATCTGGAAGACCAACAG CTTGCCTCTGAGGTTCTGGATCAATATAATAAAAAACCCGCAGTTTGTGTTCGACGTGCAAACATCTGATAACATGGATGCGGTGCTCCTTGTCATTGCACAGACCTTCATGGACGCCTGCACCCTGGCCGACCACAAGCTGGGCCGG GACTCCCCGATCAACAAACTTCTGTATGCACGGGACATTCCCCGGTACAAGCGGATGGTGGAAAG GTACTATGCAGACATCAGACAGACTGTCCCAGCCAGCGACCAAGAGATGAACTCTGTCCTGGCCGAACTGTCCTGG AACTACTCCGGAGACCTCGGGGCGCGAGTGGCCCTGCATGAACTCTACAAGTACATCAACAAGTATTATGACCAG ATCATCACTGCCCTGGAGGAGGATGGCACGGCCCAGAAGATGCAGCTGGGCTATCGGCTCCAGCAgattgcagctgctgtggaaaacaaggTCACAGATCTATAG